Part of the Equus caballus isolate H_3958 breed thoroughbred chromosome 5, TB-T2T, whole genome shotgun sequence genome is shown below.
tctgaccactGCTCCTCAAAACCATCAAGATCATGAAAAGCAAGGAAAGACTTGGAAACTGTCCCAGGCCGGAAGAGACTAAGGAGAGATGACTAAATGTAGTGTGGTATTTTGGATGGGAcagtgaagagaaaaagaatattagtGTAAAAATTGGTGAAACCTGAGTAAAGCGTGGAGTTAAGAGTAACATGACAACctttgtttcttagttttgacgAATGTACCTCTACAATGCAAGATAATAACATTAAGGGAAACTGACAATGGGTGAGGGACGTATGGGAATTCTATGTaccatctttgcaacttttctgtaagtctaaaattattccaaaatttaaattttatttttaaaatgtagagttttaaatgcttctttttttatgTACAAAAAAGTTCAGAATTTTCACATTCTTACATTGTCACTAAATATAAGTATTACTGTCCCTCactaatataattaatataaccCTGATTAGTCAGGCAATTGCCTAATAAATTGCCATCCATGGCTGATGTTTTGAAATAAAACCATGGTTTTGGCACCAACAAACGAGGTATTTATGTCAGTGACttaaacacaacaacaaaatagtaCTTGACTGACTTAAACTGTTTAAACTTTTACATGGTGGTTGTAAACGTGATTTTTGTGTTTGCACATCctatataatgtcataaatgTAAAGTTTTATTTGCTAATTGAAATTCATTCTTCAACAAAATTGATgctgaaacaagaaaacagaagatgCAATTTCAACTCCTCCTCAATCCTTAGGCAATAATATTTGAGTTCTTTTTATCTTACATAAAATACTCTTTTGCTGGTAGAACACTATACCAATCATAAAGTGCTTTCCAGTTTGTGGtctggaaataataataatgatttcttGAGTGTTTACCTTGTGCCTGGTACTGGGCCATGAGTTCTGCATCATTGTTGCATTCATACGTACATCAATATTGACATCCCCAAAGtggatattatttttatctcctttttactATGTTGAAATTGAAGTCTAAAGTGGCTAAGTACTTGACCAGTCACTTAACTAATAAGACGAggagccaagatttgaatccaggtctgtcaTGTCTCACCCCTCCTGAGACAAATGAAGTCAGCCACAATTTGACAGAAAGGTCAGAGGGCTGTGACAAAGGACTAGGTGCCACCCTGACACTCTTTATGTTCCCACGGTACCCTGTATCTATGTCTACTGTGGCCTtaccacatttttctttaagtctTTAAGAGAGACATTTTATTCATCTCATTATACTTCTAAGGTCATGGACATTACCTGGAATACAACTGATGTTCAATACAGAAACTAGTtagagaaaatattattatatggAAAAATGCTGTTTAATAGAGAAATACAGACCACTCATAATTCATCCTATGTCTATTATCCTCCCCTCATAGGAAGGTCAAGGATCATTTATTTCTGGATATCATGAgggtaatgatgatggtgatgatgactgCCTTCCATCTTTGTCCATGCTCAGCTCTCAGTGCTAGAATGATATCCTTTCAACTTGGATGTTACTTCCACTGTGAAGCGTTTCTTGCTTCCCCAGAACTGGGTCAGATTTCCTTCTGTTGGACCAGCAAAGCACTTTTTACTCTGTATTTAACTCCCTGCTGCCTTTGTCTGCCCCACTAAAATGAAAGCTTATTGAGTTTTCTTACCACTATACTCCCAGCTACTGGCACAATGCCTAACATACAGTTGTACAATCAATATGTATTTGTCGAGACATTCTTGTAGCAGATTTTAGATTCTATTACCTTAAGTTAAAAATTGTACTGTCCATTCTCCAGGGAGAGCATCATGGGGTTATAATTTACTCATCAGTTTTCTTCCTACCCAGATCAAAGTTTGTAGCTTTCTCTGAGATAGATGAGTCAGGATATTTTCATATGTGTCAGACAAGGCGTGAGTAGTCCTATGATTCAAATGCTTCATCAAATATAGATGGTCAGCTGGAGTGGTCCAGCAGAGGCCATCAGGAGTCAGGTATTTCTTCATTGAATGAGAAGTTCTCCAACTCTGGAGTGATTCAGGTACATCCTTAGATTATGTGAATCTCAAGAGGGCTGCAGTCTTGCCTAGTATCTGGTAGCAGAGCAAATGAGTTGCAGTTTCCTTGGAAGACAGAGGATGGAGGGTTCTGAAAACATGATGACCAAAGCCTTGAGAAGCTATTCACACCAAGATGTCAAAGCAATACTTAAGCAATTCTATTAAGTATTGATTTTCATTATTGGGATTCTCTTACACTGGGTAACATGCTATTTGGTATTTTAAGAAAGATTCCTCTacttcctcttttcacttcatTACCGCAACCAGCTATACTCAGAGAAGCATCTTGCTGAGCTCACTGCCCAGCACTGGGAACCGGCCTGTCTCCTAAGAACTGCTCCTCCTCGGGCTGCCAGAGCAGGCTTCCATGCTACTGTGGGCATCCTTGCTGTTCCTTGGTAAGTGATGGAGAGGAAGCCTCTGCTCGCTGAGAAATCTGAGCTTCTCCACGAGCAAAGGCCTCTCCTCTGGGCTGCTGATAAAAGGGATTTTACTCCTATTTAAGAACAGTAGAAAATGAACAAAGGGGAAAGATGTTGATTAAATggtatgagaagaaaaaaattgatttccaAAAGTGTATTCATCATTTGCTTTTAACTGCCTACAGAAAATTCTTTCTATTCCAAAAGTGGGCTTATTTTTCCATGTATAAATAAAGCTACAGTTAGATTCAGTTACCCTGGTAATCACAGGTCATGAAGACCAGAGTGAAAGATGAACTGACACCATTTTAAAAGGACCATGTCCTAATTGTGAGCAGGTGTAGAATGATCTGCTGAGAATAGTTATTGCCTTCTCTGTACCTAAGATCAAACCTGCTCTGATGTTTGCAAAGAGcctgagaagagaagaaataagagggtttccctttgttttttttcttccttaattttgtactatttatcaatatttatataaatgaggCACAGATTTCCTAGTAGCTCAAGCTAGGGAAATAAAGACCGGTCAGTCAGTCAtacaccaaatatttattaagcatgttTGTCTTGTTCTCAGCTGTATCTCCAAACCCTAACTGAGGGAAGAGTTGTTAGTGTGGCTGGCGCATCATGGGAACTCACTAAATAGCAGATGAATGGGTATATGAACATGGCACAATGCTGGGCAGTGAGGAGAACACAGTGACATAGAGGACACAGTCTTTGCCCACAATGGCTGACACTCtgataaggaaataaaagtacAAATGCAAGAGCATTTGACTTGGCagtaggagaaaatattacaCAATGTGTCATAAGATAATGTGGGTGATAATAATTAATGTTTGCTGATAATAATTAATTCTTGCTGAGCCTTATGTCAGATACTTCTAAGAATATCTGATGTATTAGTTTACCTAATCCTCTAACAATCGGTAGGTTAGAATTGCTATaaattctattttacagataaggaaactaaggcacagaggtAGTCTCTTGCCTTAAGTTTCCTTCAGTAGAACAGTTACAGGTCAGGACTCAAATCCATAATCTAACATTGGAACCATGGTTTTAAGCACTAACCCACACTGCATGTCCAATTACAAGTTCCAAATGAGCTGCGATGGTTGTGTTCTGAGTCAAGAGAAGAGGGAGGCTGCTACAGCCTAGGGGCATCTGAGAAGGCTTCTTGGGGGAGGTGGGATTTCATCTGGGCCATGGGTGTGACGTGACTTTGGTACTGAAGGAGGAGAACAGCGTTCCAGGCAAGAAGATAGTGAAGCCAAGTCTCAGCAGCAGCCACAGTCAGTGTTCAAAACGCAATGACAGCAACCAGTAATTGAAGACTTGCTAATTGAACGCATTAAAACAAGACTATGAGGTCACTTTTatggtccccattttacagatgaggaaagtgatcCTCGGAGGTTTTATATAGTTTGCCCAGAATCACACAGCTGAAATTCAAAGCTGTTTCTGCCTGAGTTCACAGCCTGAACTTTTGGCCATGGCATTACCTTGCTTCTCTTGAGTGAGTGGAACTGGACGTGTTTCTCCTCCTCTTAGTTGGAAGAAGAATGTGGGCAGGTGAGCTCTCAGGATGGAGTGGTTTGGGGCTCCATGCCTTATGCTGATGTCTGGCTCTTGACTTTTGCAGCTCCAGTCAGTGGACAACTTGGTAAGtaccccttctcttttctttcttatgtttcAAGATATCCTAATAACCATCCTCTATCTCAAACACTTGTAAGAAGAGGCCTTGTTGTGTCTGCATCCTTTTCCTGAGGACTACAAGCATATGAAACCATTGCTCTGTCTTATCATTCTGACCTTAAGACTTTGGGAGTTACACTCTTGGACCAAACCTGTTATTGTATTCGATGAACTTGGGGGGCCTAGGATACATGTCATGGAGATCAAAGAGAGGGGGTGCCTCCACCTGACACGAGACTCTAGCCAACCTGACAGAATGCATAAACTCCTGAGAGGGGAAGCATAGAAATAAGCCAGTGCCTCAGTGGGGGAGGATGGGGTACAAACAACTTGCCTGCTTCTCCACGTTTCCTAGCTCCAGCTTGACAAAGCACTGCCCTAACTATATCAACCAATTTATCCTGAACTTAAgcatttttgtagatattttcctATTAATAACTCAAATCATGATGACTTTGAGCCCCCATCCTACTTGTCAGGAGAAAGTCCGGCTTTCTACTGGAAGCTGTCTCCAAGTGTTTTGCCAATCCCTGTGGATTCTTTCAAGCCCGTGGAGTCCATCCTGGGGGCTGCACAGCCCCTTGATATACACTGTCCCCTGCAGTTCCTGGGTCTACAGTTCTCCCCCTTAGTGCTGTGGATACGCTCCGTTTCCCACAAATCCCTGACTAACTGGGAAGAGATTGCAACTTGGCAAGACTTTACTAATGGTTCTAGGATGGAGAAATAAGGTACAGAGAGTGTTGTACATCAGCTACTCGATGTGGTTAATCTCAGAACCCATTAACTCAGTTCTAACCTCATGAGGGCCCTGACAAGGTATGTTTCCTCCTGGCCATAGGGCCACCAGTGCGCGGCAGGGCCAGCTTATCTGGACCAGCAAGGAATCTGGCTGCATACACCAAAGGAAGTCTCTTTCTTCTAGTATAGGACCTACTGCCAAGTCCCTGTGTCCCTAAACCCAGGTGCTTCCTAGGATAGAGATAATGGGGATTTTTATTCCCTTCAGGAGAAACAACCCCATACCCACTGGGGACACAGGATAGTCTGTACCAACCTctaaagagagacagaaaaatgtCTGCAGAGACACGTGAATGTTTTACATTACCAAACAGAACATTTAGCTTCTTCATTTGAAACAAGCATCCAGGTTACTCTGCAGTTTTTGCCTCCAAACAGAGGGAGAGTATTTCCTTCACATTTGAGATAACTAAAACACCACTTTGGCTAGTTTTTCCACAGAAAGTTATGAATATACAATGtctcaaactttaaaaaagcCATCGCTTATAAGCTCTTAAATGTAGACGTTGATCTGAGTGTAAAGGTactaagaaaaaaacacacaaagtgATTCCACTTAAAATTTTATAGTAAATTACATAACCCAaaattgagattttattttttaaaaaaaaacaatacaattggaaataatttgttttattttctacttcacAGACTTTAGCTTATCATAGGCAATTTCTAGAGCAAAGCATGAAtctaatattgattttttttttggtatgtggttGCTACCACAGCTTCAGGCATCCTGACCGTGTTCAAGGCAGGAAGTGGTGGAGGGGGGCAGGGGAAGCTAACACTGTAAAAGAGCTTCCCAGTATGCTCTCTCTTTCCACCATAAAGGAAAAACTTTCCCCAGAATCTCCATTCCCTAGTCCACTCCTAGTTTTATTCCTCTGACATGTCTTTATCCAGAACACACAGCTGGGAAGGTCAGTGCTTCACTTTTTCAAACCCAACGGTGGCAACAGGCTTAAGAGGAGGGCATTGGGACTGACTTTCAGAAGCCAAACAAGTATTTTCCCTATCATTGGTTTCTCCTCTTCAATTGTTAACAGAGCCTTATTACTACACTTGTCAGTGACTTTGGGAGCCATCAGAGCAGTGGTCCCACATAACTTCTACCAACTTCATGAGTTACTGCATCTTCACAAAATCTTAAATATCACTTTGCCATCAATTTTCGCTGTATGTCCTGTGAAAGATTAGCCTATCAAGGCACTGATCTTTCAGCAGGCTAGGTAGTAGCAATAAAGGGGAAGGATGTTTGAGGAGATGTTTCCAATCATGTATAATTTGGgttgtaattatttttgttatggcAGAGAAGAAACATTTTTCCTCTATCTTCTTAGGTTTTATAATAGGGGCCTGCAAACTAAAtggacaaagacagattaacaagagaaaagagagatttttattCACTACTTacaggagaacaaagaaaaatgtgagCCATGGAGGCAGGTGGAATTTGGGGCTTATATACCATCTGAATAGCGAAAGGGGAAAGGGAGAAGAGCACTTAGGGGAAAACAAATGGCTTTTAGGAAAGATAAATAGGCCGTTAGAGAACAGATGAGAGCTATGATAGTTTTGTCACAATATTTATTTAGGTGTGATGCACTTCCagtctctggtgataagaattAATCCTTCCTGGTTGCTCCTGGGGAGGCAATTTATGATAATTGAGTTCTTTTGGGAGGCCCTGCTTTCAGATAGATAAGGGTGTTCAGAGtaaaaacacatacataaaatctactctcaaatgccttcagctcaaaataatttttatgccaCAGCGGTATATTCGGGATGCCTTCAGTTACTAGCCCTCACAACCTCACAACTacaaaactcagaaaataaaCACTTAGATAAGAGCCTCAGTAACAGTTTCTTTCGGggaaatataattataaacaaaatctTATCCCAATCCAGAAATCCTCTTCagaaaggattaaagaaaaaatgcTTGTTTCTTGAGTAAGCATTAAACCGGAATGTGATGTGCATCGCAATCCACTAAGAGACTGCGGAGACAGAGACGAATGTGGCGTTCCTGTACAGCCAGGCAGATACGACCCCATTACAGACATGTTTTCAAGATTAAACTATTTCTCAATTAAGAGGTCTTGACAGCACCCTTTGTCACACATAGCTCATGATAATCGGGGAGACCACCCCTGTGTGAGCTATTTGGCTTTCATACAAAGGAGGAATAAACTTCTCAGGTCTTTAGGCCTGGAGGTAGTTTTGCATACTGGAGCAAGGTGCCCTCCAAATGTAGTCTGTCATCCTCCCACAGGAAGTGGGAGAGAGGGGAGCTATTCCCCTAGATGTCTGCATTTTGAAAAGATGGATCctcttgagaaagacattcctgagTTGTGAGACTGGCAAGGGGCTTATTCAGCCTTTATAAAGATTTACATCATTTGTAAGGAATTctgaaagaaaagggagagagggagaagagttttcccttattttcaacagggagagttaaacttcttattttcaatttatatttacctttacatTCTCCAGTTTCTATCCGTCAGTGTTTCAAAGATCTTAAAGCCTGATTTAACGCAAGGTCCATATTTTATTGTCATGAAAGAGTATCTTTGAGGATTGGGGAGATAGGAGCACCtagtcccctccccccagcactcATACTTTTTGTCGCTATTCAAATATAATTCTCACTTCGGACAACAgcctgctcccttctcctctaTCTACTTCTTGTTGGTAAAAAATACAGCTCAAACCCTTTTCCATAAGTGCATAATCAATCCCCAAATTCCTACGCTCCCTCTATCACAACCGCCAGCCCACCACATGCCCATGGCATACAACTGCTCATCTTAGAGATGAGTCTGTAATATCAGGAGCCTGGAAAGGAGGGAATCCAGGAGGAAGCTACTTGAGGACATGGCCCACTGGGAAAGGTAAGGGGGTTGTGAGCCTCCCATCACTGATCTTCCATGGTCAGTCGGTGCTGCTGGGGTTGGCTCTGAAAGGCCAACATGCTCCTATGGACCATGGAGCAGCCCCCATACCTCTGGGTAGGCAGGCACAGCTGGAGAACCTGCAACCTGGGGAAACAGCACCCTTCCCAGAAGGCCTTTTAGGGATTCTCCAAAGCCAGGTCCTCCAGTCTGTCCCACACAAACCTCTGTAGTGGGGACTGCAGGCACCTCCACCTCAGActcatttctctcctcctcagcaacTGCACCCAAACCCACGatttctctccatcctccatGGACCACCGTCTTCAAAGGAGAGACTGTGAATCTGACTTGCGATGGATTTCACTTCTATGcaccagagaaaataaaatggtatcGTCACTTCCTTGGAAGAGAAACACAAATCGAAACCCTAGGAAACACCTTTCAGGTCCATTCTTCTGGAGACTACAGATGCCAGGCCGAGGGCTCACAGCTAAGTAACCCTGTGCGCTTGCATTTTTCTTCAGGTGAGAAAGAAGGAGAATTAGTTAAAACTTTAGGAATGGTTTTGGTACATCTTAGCTCCTTGGAGTCTCCAAGAACTGAGGCTTTCATTCCGCTCTAACCCTTGACCGCAGTTACTTTCAGTTTCACCTTCTCCTTCCTGGTCTATAAGTATTTTCCAAACTGCTATTGATATTAGAGTTCAAATGTCTAATATGAAAACATTCTTGCACACTTACATAGCAAAAGAGTTGGTGTTCGGGGATTCAAAAATGAAGCTGTTTGAGATCCTGCTCTCAGACTTCCTCCAGGAGAAGTTACACATACATGAATGTACTGAGCacaaaatagaaagtgaaaagtGCCATAAAACAAGAGTTCAGAGGGGAAAATCTCCAACCTCAGGCCTTGTGTCCCCACCTGTCCTAGTATCAGTCCCTTCTTTACTCCTGCTTTTCTGACACCCTATCTCATCCTGTCCTGTTTTGCCTACTTTAGGGACAATGGTTTGGATCACTCCACAGGCATCGCTCTGTAGGAGCAGGCATTCACTGCTGTCATCTAAGAAAGAAAGGGTAGAACTAATCTCAAAGAGCAGAGAATTTCCTTAGCAGACCACTTTCACTATCCCTCCAGCCTGGATTTGTGTCTGTGATGATAAACCTGCCACATAGCAGACTCCAATGCATTGTAATACTTCCCGTGCTATTTCGCTAAAAGCTACCACTTGGATGACTCCTGCTCTGAGGTTTGATGAGCAAGCTGGTGTTGATCTTTGCCATATTCAATGACATCAGGGATTTTGATCACACCTCCTCTCAGCTTTTCCTCTCTGTTTGAGAATCCTTATATTTTTAATCTATCATTGAATGATTAAGTAGATGTGCTTGGGATTTATTTAGGAATTGTATCTGAAGTGTGTCACTGATTTGAAAGGAAATGAGCACCCTTGGGTCAGGAGACTAAATCctgtggaagagaaaagaagaaaacagcaaaacctTTGTAATTCCAGATACACAGAGGACGGAGTGCCTGAATGACATGTCTTGTTTCTCTGTGGTTTCCAGACCCTCTCATCCTTCAAGCCCCGGATGCTGTGTTTGAAGGTGATATGTTTGTTCTGAGATGCaagaaaagggggaaagagaaactgattgctgtgaaGTACACTTACAATGGAAAAGTTATTTCTAATTCTAATAAAACCTTGGATCTTCTGATACCACAAGCAAGTTCAAATAATGGTGGCTATTACCAGTGCATTGGATCTGTGGAAGGAAATTATATGTTTAGATCAAGTACAAAAGTTATTAAAATTCAAGGTAAACCCTTCCTTTCATTTAGATTTGCTTAGTAATGTCAGGGTCGGGAAACTGGGTGTGACAGGAGGGGATCTATGGGTTGATATCAAAACTCTGAATAAATGAGAAGCCTAAGTCCTCTAGGAAGCAGAGAAAGTGGAGTGATTAGacttaaataaaatgtgataaagGATTGGATAAGCTTGTTTGTCTTGCTGTGTGTCTGAAGTTTCCTAGGACTGAGAATCCAAGCCTACCTCTCCCGGGGCTCTAAACACCCTCATGCTGAGAACTggattttcctcttctctctagaACTATTTCCACGTCCAAAGCTGACAGTCACAGCCTCCCAGCCTACAGAGGGGAATTCTGTAAACTTGAGCTGTGAAACACAGCTCCCTCTAGAGCGGTCAGACACTCAGCTTCACTTCGTCTTCTTCAGAGACAACGAGGTGATCCTTTCAGACTGGAGCAGGTCCCCAGAATTCCAGATCACAACCATCTGGAGGGAAGACTCAGGATCTTATTGGTGTGGTGCTGAAACAATGACCCACAGCGTCCACAAACGAAGCCTCCCACTGCAGATCCAGGTGCAGAGTGAGTGTTGGAGAGCCaggtgggctgggtggggctgTGGTATTTTCCCTGACTACTCTTTGGCCCTTTGTGGGTAGGGACGGCCCAGTACAGATGGATTTTGCCATCCTGGTGGAAGCATCAGGCTTAGACTGAGAAGTGAAGTACtgtaacaaaagaaatgcagaatttcattTCCAACTCCATTTCTTTAAAACTCAGTCTTCCTTTGACACTCTATAGCCTCAAAATGATAGAGGTGCTTCATGGAGTTAGATACAGGAgttggggaaaacaaaacaaaaacaagaaaacaagggGCCCTGCTACTGAGTTGGCAGATTCTAGAATGCCAGATCTTGGGGCAAACTATTTAGAAGATAATCTTCCATGTTTTCTTAATCAGTAGCAACAAATAGTAATATGAGTGCCTGTGATgtataaagcagaaaagaaggaggtgcatacatgcatacatacaaaGATAAACACAATAAATATCAGCTTGTCTTAGGTACCAAAGCAGGACTTCTGGAAATGGATGTGATCCAGCCCAGTGCCATTATGGCCACTATTGTTGTTACCTATCTCTCAAAACAATCCAGACCTCCAACTAGGACATCAGACAAAACTTAAATGCTTCTCCAGGGATGGCCCATCTTTTTTCTCCTGGAGCCTTGTGTATCAGGATGGAAAACTTACTACATTTAGTGATATTCTAGGTCCAAAATCCAGTCTGTGAGCTACAATGCTGGCACCTGCTAAAGAATATATCTTAAAGTGACATAAAAGGTGACCCTGTCCAacatcccagccctgccctcccacaCCAGGCCCTCACTTGTCATCTTGTGTGCACACAGGAATCCCTGTGTCTGGAGTCCTTTTGGAGACCCAGCCCCAAGAGGGCCACGTGGTTGAAGGGGAGACACTGATCCTTGTCTGCTCCGTGGCTGAAGGCACAGGGGACACCACAttctcctggcacagagaggacaCAAAGGAGAGTCTGGGGAGGAAAAGTCAGCGTTCTCAGAAGGCAGAGCTTAGGATACCTGTTACCAGCGAGAGCCATGCTGGGGAATACTATTGTACAGCTGACAATGGCTACGGCCACATCCGGAGTGAGGTAGTGAACATCACCGTGAGAAGTAAGTTGTAATTTCCATTGATCTTATTTATTCTCAGCTTTCTCAAATTAGGAGTGGGCATAACCAACACTATCTTTGTGACCctcctttttctatttccattttgccATCTTCCGTGGTGATAGACAATTTCTTCCGTTCAAATATTAATAATTCAGGTTATGATGAAGTCGTACAGTGAGGCAAAGCTGGCCAGGAGCCATTTCACACGTTGGAGATGATTTTGTGTGCCTGTACTCTGATCCATTGTGTGCTGATCTCAAAGAACAGCTTTAACTCATTAACAGTGTTTTACGGTAGGGTACAGCTCTATCATCCTAAGTGTCACCTATACTCTGCTTTCAGTAAATCATCCACGGCACATCAAACCAGTCTCCTCAAGTCTGAAGGACTGAAGTAACAGACATTCCTACACTCCATTACTGTAGGCCTGAGAGGGTCTCAGTGCCCAACTGTATGCAGGTCAGGAAACTTACAAGAGAGCAGATACAGAGCCTAGTTCTGTCCACTGAGGAGACAAGCCTTCCTTTGGGATCCCACAGTTCTAGCttatgtctttctctttctcttcctttttccccaaGAAGCCACACAGGCCAAGCCAAGTTCCCACTCAGCTCCCTTGGCACTCAGGAAATGGTTTCTACTAATTGAAATTCCTCCTCTATCTCAGAGTAAGTTGCATCCTTCGATATCCAATAAAGCTAACTTTTATTGAGGAGCTACGGGAAAGCTAgaattccttgcttttttttttttttttaacaataaaactCCTCAAAAGAATTTTCTCTACCCACTCTTTTTACTTCTCCTATTTTCTCTCAAGTCCATCACCATCAGGCTTGCCTCATTCCACTGAAATTATTCTTGTGAAGATCACTTATGACCTCTCTAAATCATAAGTCAGTTCTTATTACTCCTCTGCTCAATATTTTCCCCTGGCTTCCCATCTCCTTGAGAGTGAGAGCCAACATCTTCTCAATGGTCTGATGATCTGGCCCTCCTACTTCTCTGACTTGTCCCCTGCCACTCTGCCCTCACCTTTGCCACTCTAGTCACCATggtcttctgtctctttctcaaaTGTTTTGGTCACACtttcacctcagggcctttgcattgcCCTTCTCTGATATCCTCATGCTCACCCCCTCACT
Proteins encoded:
- the FCRL4 gene encoding Fc receptor-like protein 4 isoform X5, whose product is MLLWASLLFLAPVSGQLATAPKPTISLHPPWTTVFKGETVNLTCDGFHFYAPEKIKWYRHFLGRETQIETLGNTFQVHSSGDYRCQAEGSQLSNPVRLHFSSDPLILQAPDAVFEELFPRPKLTVTASQPTEGNSVNLSCETQLPLERSDTQLHFVFFRDNEVILSDWSRSPEFQITTIWREDSGSYWCGAETMTHSVHKRSLPLQIQVQRIPVSGVLLETQPQEGHVVEGETLILVCSVAEGTGDTTFSWHREDTKESLGRKSQRSQKAELRIPVTSESHAGEYYCTADNGYGHIRSEVVNITVRSPPGNRSGLIAGGATGVSLSILLAAALLFCCWHQRKSETPLSQSLNLPSHASEALLSTGDGFLKNRIRSPPTPGLRESAHPTCPAAVELQQLYSNVHRKEGDLVYSEIQIIQQGEEKETNTSRTSLEDKCASVIYSEVKRQLSGDSAGMVRCKDEEAMESYENVPHKTCP
- the FCRL4 gene encoding Fc receptor-like protein 4 isoform X1, with translation MLLWASLLFLAPVSGQLATAPKPTISLHPPWTTVFKGETVNLTCDGFHFYAPEKIKWYRHFLGRETQIETLGNTFQVHSSGDYRCQAEGSQLSNPVRLHFSSDPLILQAPDAVFEGDMFVLRCKKRGKEKLIAVKYTYNGKVISNSNKTLDLLIPQASSNNGGYYQCIGSVEGNYMFRSSTKVIKIQELFPRPKLTVTASQPTEGNSVNLSCETQLPLERSDTQLHFVFFRDNEVILSDWSRSPEFQITTIWREDSGSYWCGAETMTHSVHKRSLPLQIQVQRIPVSGVLLETQPQEGHVVEGETLILVCSVAEGTGDTTFSWHREDTKESLGRKSQRSQKAELRIPVTSESHAGEYYCTADNGYGHIRSEVVNITVRSPPGNRSGLIAGGATGVSLSILLAAALLFCCWHQRKSETPLSQSLNLPSHASEALLSTGDGFLKNRIRSPPTPGLRESAHPTCPAAVELQQLYSNVHRKEGDLVYSEIQIIQQGEEKETNTSRTSLEDKCASVIYSEVKRQLSGDSAGMVRCKDEEAMESYENVPHKTCP
- the FCRL4 gene encoding Fc receptor-like protein 4 isoform X3 codes for the protein MLLWASLLFLAPVSGQLATAPKPTISLHPPWTTVFKGETVNLTCDGFHFYAPEKIKWYRHFLGRETQIETLGNTFQVHSSGDYRCQAEGSQLSNPVRLHFSSDPLILQAPDAVFEGDMFVLRCKKRGKEKLIAVKYTYNGKVISNSNKTLDLLIPQASSNNGGYYQCIGSVEGNYMFRSSTKVIKIQELFPRPKLTVTASQPTEGNSVNLSCETQLPLERSDTQLHFVFFRDNEVILSDWSRSPEFQITTIWREDSGSYWCGAETMTHSVHKRSLPLQIQVQRIPVSGVLLETQPQEGHVVEGETLILVCSVAEGTGDTTFSWHREDTKESLGRKSQRSQKAELRIPVTSESHAGEYYCTADNGYGHIRSEVVNITVRSPPGNRSGLIAGGATGVSLSILLAAALLFCCWHQRKSETPLSQSLNLPSHASEALLSTGDGFLKNRIRSPPTPGLRESAHPTCPAAVELQQLYSNVHRKEGDLVYSEIQIIQQGEEKEMCLRYLL
- the FCRL4 gene encoding Fc receptor-like protein 4 isoform X2; the encoded protein is MLLWASLLFLAPVSGQLATAPKPTISLHPPWTTVFKGETVNLTCDGFHFYAPEKIKWYRHFLGRETQIETLGNTFQVHSSGDYRCQAEGSQLSNPVRLHFSSDPLILQAPDAVFEGDMFVLRCKKRGKEKLIAVKYTYNGKVISNSNKTLDLLIPQASSNNGGYYQCIGSVEGNYMFRSSTKVIKIQELFPRPKLTVTASQPTEGNSVNLSCETQLPLERSDTQLHFVFFRDNEVILSDWSRSPEFQITTIWREDSGSYWCGAETMTHSVHKRSLPLQIQVQRIPVSGVLLETQPQEGHVVEGETLILVCSVAEGTGDTTFSWHREDTKESLGRKSQRSQKAELRIPVTSESHAGEYYCTADNGYGHIRSEVVNITVRSPPGNRSGLIAGGATGVSLSILLAAALLFCCWHQRKSGDGFLKNRIRSPPTPGLRESAHPTCPAAVELQQLYSNVHRKEGDLVYSEIQIIQQGEEKETNTSRTSLEDKCASVIYSEVKRQLSGDSAGMVRCKDEEAMESYENVPHKTCP
- the FCRL4 gene encoding Fc receptor-like protein 4 isoform X4; amino-acid sequence: MLLWASLLFLAPVSGQLATAPKPTISLHPPWTTVFKGETVNLTCDGFHFYAPEKIKWYRHFLGRETQIETLGNTFQVHSSGDYRCQAEGSQLSNPVRLHFSSDPLILQAPDAVFEGDMFVLRCKKRGKEKLIAVKYTYNGKVISNSNKTLDLLIPQASSNNGGYYQCIGSVEGNYMFRSSTKVIKIQELFPRPKLTVTASQPTEGNSVNLSCETQLPLERSDTQLHFVFFRDNEVILSDWSRSPEFQITTIWREDSGSYWCGAETMTHSVHKRSLPLQIQVQRIPVSGVLLETQPQEGHVVEGETLILVCSVAEGTGDTTFSWHREDTKESLGRKSQRSQKAELRIPVTSESHAGEYYCTADNGYGHIRSEVVNITVRSPPGNRSGLIAGGATGVSLSILLAAALLFCCWHQRKSGDGFLKNRIRSPPTPGLRESAHPTCPAAVELQQLYSNVHRKEGDLVYSEIQIIQQGEEKEMCLRYLL